A genome region from Euphorbia lathyris chromosome 4, ddEupLath1.1, whole genome shotgun sequence includes the following:
- the LOC136225594 gene encoding pentatricopeptide repeat-containing protein At1g09410, mitochondrial-like: protein MISCFRFCHRVLKLRNEFFRHGHLNTFSSLAKRNPTNSTGRIPLSIAGNSKLRLTFPDTYECNIRISNLGRQGKLNEARKVFDEMPQRDIVSYASMITVYLKNNDLPQAERLFGEIPESNVIAESAMVSGYVKAGKIDKAREVFDKMSKRNVFSWTSLVSGYFKIGDVDEALRIFNQMPEKNVVSWTTVVSGCAQNGRIDNAGEFFHRMPEKNIIAWTVMVKSYIDNDQIDEAFRVFSRMPQRNLYSWNIMISGCMKGNRLNEAVDLFNSMPHRNAVSWTTMVTGLAQNGMVTQARMYFDRMPPKKDIAAWNAMISAYADQGSMVEASELFNLIPEKNLVSWNAMIDGYSRNGLERDALKHMILMFRSGLKPNETTITTILTACESIVELEQTHSLAIRLGFDFDHDTSLVNSMVTMYSKCGDVQSARYVFDQLEAKDTVSWTAMILAYSNHGCAYHALQVFARMLRSGANPDEITFVGILTACSHAGLVKKGENFFDSMRSAYGLEPRAEHYSCLVDILGRAGQVNKAMKVVSRMPPHERDGAVLGALLGACRLHRDDRVANEIGKELIEREPTNSGSYVLLANVYASCGNWNEFAKVRKKMKERNVKKEPGFSQVEVKGKNHVFLVGDRSHPQIQEIYGLLNDKLLPLMREMGYTPQSVPSQNFRILRK from the coding sequence atgatCTCTTGCTTTCGTTTCTGTCATCGAGTATTGAAGCTCCGCAACGAATTTTTCCGCCATGGCCACTTGAACACCTTTTCTTCTTTAGCGAAACGGAATCCGACAAATTCCACCGGCCGTATTCCTCTTTCTATCGCCGGCAATTCGAAGCTGCGCCTAACATTTCCGGATACATACGAATGCAACATAAGGATAAGTAATTTAGGCCGTCAAGGGAAACTAAATGAAGCAAGGAAGGTGTTCGATGAAATGCCTCAACGAGACATCGTTTCTTATGCTTCAATGATCACTGTTTATTTGAAAAACAATGATCTTCCTCAAGCTGAGAGACTCTTTGGGGAAATTCCAGAAAGTAATGTCATTGCTGAATCTGCAATGGTTAGTGGGTATGTTAAGGCTGGTAAGATTGATAAAGCTCGtgaagtgtttgataaaatgtcaAAGAGAAATGTGTTCTCTTGGACTAGTTTGGTTTCAGGATATTTTAAAATTGGGGATGTTGATGAAGCTCTTCGGATTTTCAATCAAATGCCGGAGAAGAATGTGGTTTCATGGACTACTGTGGTTTCAGGCTGTGCTCAAAATGGTCGGATTGATAACGCCGGTGAATTTTTCCATCGGATGCCGGAGAAAAACATCATTGCTTGGACTGTGATGGTGAAATCttacattgataatgatcaaattGATGAAGCATTTAGGGTTTTTTCGCGAATGCCCCAACGGAATTTGTATTCGTGGAACATTATGATTTCGGGTTGTATGAAGGGGAATAGGTTGAATGAAGCTGTGGATTTGTTTAATTCAATGCCTCATAGAAATGCAGTTTCATGGACAACAATGGTCACTGGTTTAGCACAGAATGGGATGGTTACACAAGCGAGGATGTATTTTGATCGGATGCCACCGAAAAAGGATATAGCTGCGTGGAACGCGATGATCTCTGCTTACGCTGATCAAGGCTCCATGGTTGAAGCTAGTGAGCTTTTCAATTTGATCCCGGAGAAGAATTTGGTGAGTTGGAACGCGATGATCGATGGATATTCGAGAAATGGGTTGGAACGTGATGCGTTAAAGCACATGATCCTTATGTTTCGTTCGGGTTTGAAGCCTAATGAGACTACTATAACTACCATATTGACTGCTTGTGAGAGTATAGTCGAGCTCGAGCAAACTCATAGCCTAGCTATCCGTCTTGGGTTTGATTTTGATCACGATACGTCGCTCGTGAACTCTATGGTAACTATGTATTCAAAATGTGGGGATGTTCAATCAGCTAGATATGTTTTTGATCAGCTTGAGGCGAAGGACACAGTGTCATGGACCGCAATGATATTAGCGTACTCAAATCACGGATGTGCTTATCATGCATTGCAAGTATTCGCACGGATGCTACGTTCTGGAGCCAACCCGGATGAGATTACATTCGTAGGAATCTTAACAGCTTGCAGTCACGCAGGCCTTGTCAAGAAAGGCGAAAACTTTTTTGATTCGATGAGGTCTGCCTATGGTTTAGAGCCAAGAGCTGAACACTACTCATGCCTCGTCGACATTCTAGGCCGAGCAGGGCAAGTGAACAAGGCGATGAAAGTGGTGTCACGAATGCCTCCACACGAGCGCGATGGCGCTGTTCTCGGGGCATTATTGGGAGCTTGCAGATTGCATAGAGATGATAGAGTAGCAAATGAGATTGGTAAGGAGTTGATCGAGCGAGAACCGACGAATTCGGGGAGTTACGTTCTGTTGGCGAATGTGTATGCGTCATGTGGGAATTGGAATGAATTTGCTAAagtgaggaagaagatgaaggaaaGGAATGTTAAGAAAGAACCTGGTTTTAGTCAAGTAGAAGTAAAAGGGAAGAACCATGTTTTTCTTGTTGGGGATAGATCTCATCCTCAAATTCAGGAAATTTATGGTTTGCTTAACGATAAGCTTTTACCtcttatgcgagagatgggttACACTCCGCAAAGTGTACCATCGCAAAATTTTAGGATACTCCGGAAGTAA